From Lytechinus pictus isolate F3 Inbred chromosome 6, Lp3.0, whole genome shotgun sequence, the proteins below share one genomic window:
- the LOC129262849 gene encoding uncharacterized protein LOC129262849, whose translation MRFRQKFLGFSGGAMAVLGLGLLILGKDTAYLAQSTAPVVNGAAGVPMWCGLVIILCGLANIVEAFDKPKKPGRYYYELPFSMTVFLANFLALAVSAVCMGLLSWSLYLRYLEPAVTDNTRDQANVGLYSTIIVASCLIFIFALMAMFVDCCINGFIGFGGPMGVPPPDVQRESPYDTYNSRPAILYK comes from the exons ATGCGTTTCAGACAGAAGTTCTTAGGTTTTAGTGGTGGTGCGATGGCAGTCTTGGGACTCGGGCTCCTCATCTTAGGAAAAGATACCGCCTATCTGGCCCAAAGTACTGCACCAGTAGTGAACGGAGCAGCGGGAGTCCCGATGTGGTGTGGTCTTGTG ATCATTTTGTGTGGGCTGGCAAACATAGTTGAAGCTTTTGACAAACCTAAGAAGCCAGGCAGATATTATTATGAATTACCG tTTTCCATGACAGTCTTCTTAGCTAACTTCTTAGCCCTCGCCGTTTCTGCAGTCTGCATGGGTCTCCTTTCCTGGTCTCTCTACCTCCGTTATCTCGAGCCTGCCGTGACGGATAATACCAGGGACCAGGCCAATGTGGGCCTGTATTCAACTATCATCGTGGCAAGCTGTCTGATCTTCATCTTTGCCCTGATGGCGATGTTTGTCGACTGCTGCATCAATGGATTCATCGGATTCGGGGGACCGATGGGGGTGCCGCCCCCTGAT GTCCAAAGGGAATCACCTTATGATACATATAACAGTCGCCCAGCCATACTCTACAAGTAA